The DNA region GATTCTCTacatagaatatattttctgaaatttcaaaaatattttcaggtaaATTAAGAATTAATTTCTTCTAAGACTATCCAATGTGTCTCAATCTATTCCATAATAAAATCAATGATAAAGATTCACATGTGTCAGCAAATTTGAGGCAGCTTAGTTGAAAAAATTTGAAACAGCTTACTgaattcctggaagaaaataaaacaccttttAAATGTAGGTAAAAAGCATATTGAACTTAAATATTTTCACTTAAGATCAAAGTTTCTTTTCAAGGATTAGGATAATTAGTATCAAATAATTCTTTAGTTATCTCTAAGGATATCTGGTTCTTGAAATTTTCACGTGTTAAACAATCAACTTTGCTTGTTGATATGAGAAAGCTTTTTTGCAACATTTCTTAAGTTCCGTCTAAGACCAGCGGATGTGTTTATCTGCTCTGCTAGCTATCACTAGTGGCTGCTTGCAGTATTACAGTAGGAAGGTTCCGAGGCTCGGTCAGTGAGTGGAGACAGGATCATGATGAGCTGAAGTGTGTCTGCTATAGACCtctatatgcatgtatgtgtgtgtgttggggtgagAAACACAGTctgcttccaaatattttcagctttgacCCAAAACGGAGCATGTGTTATGCCAACAATTAAAAGCCTTTCAggctaggtggctcatgcctgtaatcccagcactttcgaaggctgaggcgggtggattgcttgaggccaggagttctagaccagcctgggcaacatggcaaaaccccgtttctacaaataatacaaaaattagccagtgtgtctgggcatggtggctcacacctgttatcccaggacttcaggaggctgaggcttaagTAACCACTTAaggttacttgaggtcaggagtttgacaccagcctgcccaacatggtgaaactctgtctctactaaaaacacaagaattagccaggtatggtgatgtgcacccataatcctagctacttgggaggctgaggcgcaagaatcgcttaaacctggtaggtggagattgcagtgagccaagatcatgccactgcactccagccagggcaacagagcaagaccctgtctcaaaacaaccaaAACACTCACACAAAATCTTCCTTCAGTGTTAATACGGTAGGGTTGGTGGAACGGTAAAAATATTCCCTTGTGTTGCTGGAATCAACTGTGTGTGAAAAGGGGCTTCCTAATCTTATTAAGATCTGCATTTGTCAAGGTAAGACAAAGAACTCCTCTTTTTTAATCTGCAGATGACTTTTATAACCAAGAAGCATGTTCCAAGTTAGGAGAATTTACCATTTGGTGATTCTGTGGTGGTTTCCTCCATGGCATGCGTGCTCCTTTGGATGCCTGCAGGTGTGGTCATTGCAAAGTCATCATCTGTGCTACTGGGAATTGGGAGGTGGCCTGCTGGGGTTCCCTGGATGGCAGAATTTACACCTGCTTGTCCTGCTGGAAGCCTTCCATCCTGGACATTTGGATTAGCCCCTGCCTGACTGGTGGGCAGAATGCCTCCCGGGAGCAAGGAATGGATGATAAGGCCTGTGAAGATTTGTGGGGCCAATGGCTGGAATGAGGaaggcaaacagaaaacaaagataaaagccACACATTTTAAAGCCTCTTCTCTTTTGAAGGGAGCAAGTTTGGGTAGGAATGTCAAGAAGGAGAGAGTAAAGTCAGAGAAGACAGCAAAGATCCGGCATTCCTCAGGAGATATACTCCCGTACTCCAGCCAAACCTGATTCAATATTGGTACTCTTTGATATGCTCCATTTTCCTCAGAAAGGGAAAGCCAGAATCAAGCCAataataaattgttctattattatCAGCTGGATCTGGAGGTAGAATTAAGGTGGAAAAATCCAAACAATCATGATGGGCTTTATCTCTGTTATTAAACTGAAAATGTAATCTTTCTTTTGCCcataacattttttcaaaaaaatataatttaagagattaaaaattaatggaaaaattgATTCAAGTAGATTAGTTAATCCTGATGGCTTTCATccctttaagttttttttttatgatgggcTTTATCTCTGTTATTAAGCTAAAGTATAATCTTCCTTTTGCccataatattttttcaaaaaaatataatttataagatTAACAATTAATGGAAAAATTGATTCAAATAGATTAATTAATACTGATGGCTTTCATcccttcaagttttttttttttatgtatttttcaaaggCATTGGAATTATTCATTCAGAAACATTTATCCTGGCAATTCAGCGATTGTGTATTCCTTgaggatatataaagaactcctctctactggaatttttcatttgtaGAGAGATTCTGATTGAGCAGGTTTGAAGCAGGACCCAGCAACTGTCTTTTTAACCAGTTTTTGATGCCATCTGGATTTTGTGAGCAAGGAATgaagtttgggaaacactgtATTACATTTAAGAGATATTGAAACCAGAATTAGACTTATGCTGGATGACAGATAGGAGTAGAGTATAGACGTTTTCAAACTGAGGATTGTAATATCCACAGTTTTGAAGTAGAAAAGGGGGGTGGCACTCATCATTAAACAATAAAACAGAGCGTAGACTAGTAGTGCATTCTAGATAGTAAAGGTGAATACTGTTtcatgaagtgtgtgtgtgtgtgtgtgtgtgtgtaagctgcATAAAAAATCTACTTGCTATTGTGGCTTgtattaaaaatgtttgaaaaactgCTAGTGTACTAGATTAAAAAATAGCTTTGCATCTGGATCCActcttttcttgttgttgttgcctCTGAGGACTTAATTACTTAAACTcttgaacttcagtttctttatctgtaaagttAGGTCAAAAATATCTGCCTTGTGCTTTGGGTAGGTTGAAGACAACATATGTTAAGGATCTACTAAAGGGCTGGTTATATGGAAGAACCTCAGTAGCTGGATATGGATGTTCACGTATCAATGTTGGCAAAGCAGACACTAGCTGCATTTGATGATTATTTACGGACAATATAGAAAATATCTATATTTTCCATAATAGAAAAGCTGTTGAATAACTGTGTTTCCAAATATTGCCTCAATTCTGTTCTGTTGTCATGTTTAGATATcatattaattttttagagaaaaggaCCTAAGGAGGAATGCATAGAAGTGTctaagcaggccaggtgcagtggctcatgcctgtaatcccagcacttcaggaaaccaaggtggctggatcaagggatcaagagattcagaccattttggccaacatagtaaaaccccgtctctactaaaaatacaaaaattagctgggcatggtggcacgtgcgtgcagttccagttactcaggaggctggggcaaaagagttgcttgaacctgggaggtggaggttgcagtgaaacaagatcgcaccactgcactccaggctggcgacagagtgagactccatctaaaaaaaaagtgtctaGAAATGATGATATGAACTTTATTTAGGGTTCAACCCTCCAATTTTTTTCTAACTGTAGGAAAGAGTTCATTCAGCACTATCTCAtgctggaaaaaatatatttttccataaaaattaaaaatccaattcAAGAAATTTAATCTTTCCTGTAAAAAgtcaatatttatattattctacATTTGCATGTTTCAACAGTTTGTAATCCTAGACTGCAGTCCTTATGAAGTTAAAAATGTGCATTGGCTTTCTGGATAGAACTGAATCTGATagcaataaatgaaaacaaaagctaaGTTAATTAACAGAAAAATAGCTGAAGAAGTATAATGAAATCCTCAAACAAAGCAAGGATAATCAAATGcaagaaactataaaaatgttcAGTTCATTGTAGTACACATCATATTCAGGATTTATGCTCAAAAGAGACTAAATGAGGACAGAAAACTTGTGATAGAAGTGAAAATAACTTGAAACagtattgaaattatttttttaccaATTCCTCTGAGCTTAGGATAGTGCCctaaaagcaaaatgataaatACAGATTGTTAGacacattttaatatgtttatggtaatatatgtataacatcacttaaaaacttaaaatacttCCAAAGATTATAGAGATTTTGCCTTTCCAATAATATGTTGAACTGCCTTATGATCTGTATTATAAAACTCAAGTCAGCATATAATGTGTGACTGCTAATATTCATTCTTTGAATAATATGAGGTCATCtgcatacaaaaattatatattttttctatcattaaGTAGATGTTCATCGAAGAAAACTTATGCAGAAAGCAAGCTCTTATGATTATCAGTGTCCATACAttgcaaaatacattaaaaacctCACAACTATCTAGTGAATAGAGGTAAGAATAAATGTTTCACACTAAAGTGATTTAAAATCAAGACAATATTAAGCATAATTTTACCTGGGCTCCAAGGTGCGTGACAAAAATTGGTAacatctgaaaagaaagaaaaattcattcaAAGGTAAGCTCTGGAAGATGGTATAAATGTtgataccttctttttttttttttgagatggagtctcactctgttgcctaggttggagtgtagtggcacagtgttgggtcattgcaacctccgcctcccaggttcaagcaattctcctacctcagcctcctgagtagctgggattacaggcacctgccaccacgcctggctaattttttagtagagatggggtttcaccatgttggccaggctggtcttgaactcctgatcctgtGATCCGCCTGGCTTagactcccaaagggctgagattacaggtgcgagtcactgtgcctggccattgaTACCTTCTTAAAAGAATATAGTATCTGTTAAACAGATGTTTATTACTAATATATTATCTATAATCATAGATATAAATTCATAGATCTGATGGGAGTTTGGAAGTTTTCCAATTTATAAAAAGAGTATCAGTCCTAGAAAGATTTAGAAACCAGTTCAAGATAGCATATTTAGAAGCTAGTGAACTGGATGAACAACAAAAAACTGGTCTTTAGCAATCTCCaaactgaaaattatttcaagtaaCAATAATGTTAAAATGCACAGATTTCTTTCACATGGCATCTCAGAAGACACATTAAAACATGCAATGGCTATTTTCAaatgcaaagatttcttgaggcTTATATATTTAGTCTTGCAATAGTTGCCTGGACATTTTGCTGTTAAAATAAAGCAACTATAGAGAATATTGCTCAGTAACCCTTGGCACTGGCATAGCTCTTAGAACTAGGCAAGAAATAATTCAAGGGTCACTGATAACTAACTAAATATTATGAATTTAGTtcataaaaggatgaaaaagattTGAGTGAGGTGTTGGCATGCTCCAGTACTCTCTGCTACTCTGAGAACTGGCCTGAAGTTTGTCAAAGAAAGCTaaggtttaaaaaatttattcttatttctataGAAAATTCAAAGTGTCAGGAAAGTCATCAAAATGGGACTCTTAATTTCATAACTACTAATCCAGAAGATTTGAAAGTCTTATGAAATAGACTCTTAACTATTGTTTCCCAAGACAGATGGTGCAGCAATTATGGAATTAATGGAATGCCAACAAGGAAAAATTAGATACATTTATGAAAAAGCCTTACTCTCAATCAAGTTCTTACTGACTGACAAAAAAGGAcagagaacaagaacaaaaacccaACTAGCTTTCACAGAGGCAATGGGAAAGTGGTTGGTACATTTTGGATTTAAGAGAAAATGAGatggatattttttctttaatggaaaGTTGGAGTGGAAAgagcaaaaagataaaaagaggaaACAATAGCTGTCTAAGTAAAAACTGTAATGAAAGGTAATCTAATTGTTCACCAGCATAACAATAAAGAGGACTTTTTGCTTAGCTGTTGAtagagaaataatttgaaatcGTTAACAGTCAACACATTGTACATTTATTATGTGGTAGGCATTGTTTTAAGTGTTTTCCACATCTTTATTCATTTGATCTTTGCACAGCTGTAGAGGAAGGTTCTACTTTGATGCCCATTTTAAATGTTGAGCAAAATGAGCCACAGAACGGTTAAGTAACTTGGTCAACATCATATAAGTAGTAAGTGTAGAGAGTGTAGAGCTGATATTTAACCAGAAATTGTGTGGTTCTAGAGTTCACCAACATGGTTCACCTTTCTTTGATAAATGTGAGCCACCAGTAGGTGTCCAGGTTGTGTCAGAGATGTAAGCCACTCTGCACAGAGAGAGGCAGGGTTGGAAGGACTACAGTTGCCCAGGAGAAGGTCAGGTATGGGAACCCTTGGTGGTAGCACAGCCTAGAGACATTGAAGAATTCCCACAGGAAACGGGGATTGATTTATAATATTGCATAGAGAGTGTACAGTGTGAAACTCTCTATACTGAAACTTTTGTAACATCTCCAGGCTCCACTAATGCCTTGACTAAGGGAGATGCTCTCTGGGGAACATGAAGATGTATTAAGTCTGCCTTCAAGGTTAGAGGAGGGCAACAATGGAGACTGAAGCTGGGCAATCAGTATGTAGATTATACTATGATCACCTGTTACAGAGAGTCTCCTTTTATTTGCatctttctcaaatctttttctgAGGGTCACTTTTATTATCAAATTTTTTGTTACCAAGATAGTTTGTGTGTCTTTGGCCCTAGAAATTCTATTCATTCTATTCCTAAGAAAGGAAATAGCCACTGGAATAGTCATAGACTTGGTCACAGGGATGCTCTGTAGCGTTGTTTATAGAAGCAGAGACTTAAAACCCCCAGATTTTCATAATAAGTAATTTagcataccatggaatactaagcagtcATTAAAAACATTGtaagtgaatattttaaaacatgaaaactattcaaaataatatttgtggAAAAAAGAATGTTACAAAACATTAAATATAGCAAAacaatatttccttttaaaatgcacttatggctgggtgcagtggctcaagcctgtaatcccagcactttgggaggccaaggtgggtggataatgaggtcaagggatcgagactatcccggtcaacatggtgaaaccccgtctctactaaaaatacaaaaaattagctgggcgtggtggcgcatgcctgtaatcccagctactcgggaggctgaggcaggagaattgcctgaacccaggaggcggaggttgcagtgagccgagattgcgccattgcactccaacctgggtaacaagagtgaaactccgtctcaaaaaaaaaaaaaaaaaaaagtacttatgtg from Callithrix jacchus isolate 240 chromosome 3, calJac240_pri, whole genome shotgun sequence includes:
- the AMTN gene encoding amelotin, with translation MYLFSQKQLKPALGLPPTKLALDQATLLNQQQSNQVFPSLSLIPLTQMLTLGQDLQLLNPAAGMTAGTQTHPLTLGGLNVQQQLQPHMLPIFVTHLGAQGTILSSEELPLAPQIFTGLIIHSLLPGGILPTSQAGANPNVQDGRLPAGQAGVNSAIQGTPAGHLPIPSSTDDDFAMTTPAGIQRSTHAMEETTTESPNGIQ